From the Desulfobacterales bacterium genome, one window contains:
- a CDS encoding TolC family protein has protein sequence MRKAHLLLWIVVWMFTGSVFPVQSRTVEDGVFTLEQIIEQAIEANIGLKQSREDTRAAFDVKNIERSRLLPTFSAGYRYRRNDDEVTIPAFGQLSLRDEYTFSLSMTQPLFSGFSLINQYEISALGIDVSKMRETLLLQNIVLAARQACFNFLKSRQLEAVSRETVHQISAHEQVAREFYDVGMIPLNDLLQARVELANAGQALTRASNALEEAAAALNTLLRRPLNSVMQVSDIRSDRLQYPSFEHDIDYCLDSAVTHRVEFKIADLQIQIAQKEVQVAKKDYYPSVNLQGIYRQVGDRPDTTGESGITDSGSWEVSAAATWNFWDWNRTRSRVREKSNRLAQARLQKQQFQDDIAFEVKRAYLKVRESEKNIKTAEQAIEQAKENFRINQERYQQQIATSTDVLDAQTLLSGTLTSYYNALYDVHISRAVLLRAMGQGGKKEGQAQ, from the coding sequence ATGCGAAAAGCGCATCTGCTGCTCTGGATTGTCGTATGGATGTTTACCGGTTCCGTGTTTCCGGTGCAGTCACGAACGGTTGAAGACGGGGTGTTTACGCTTGAGCAGATCATCGAACAGGCGATTGAGGCTAATATCGGCTTGAAACAGTCCCGGGAAGATACCCGTGCGGCATTTGATGTCAAGAATATTGAGCGATCCAGACTGCTGCCGACTTTTTCTGCCGGTTACAGATACCGGAGAAATGATGATGAGGTAACGATTCCTGCGTTCGGCCAGCTTTCACTCCGGGATGAATATACATTTTCACTGTCCATGACCCAGCCGCTGTTTTCCGGATTTTCGTTGATTAATCAGTATGAGATATCGGCGTTGGGTATTGATGTGTCAAAAATGAGGGAAACACTGCTTCTGCAAAATATTGTGCTCGCAGCCCGGCAAGCCTGTTTCAACTTTCTCAAGTCCCGGCAGCTGGAAGCAGTATCGCGGGAAACCGTTCACCAGATCAGCGCTCATGAGCAAGTTGCCCGGGAGTTTTATGATGTGGGTATGATACCGTTGAATGATTTGCTGCAGGCCCGGGTTGAGCTGGCCAATGCCGGGCAGGCGTTGACCCGGGCATCCAATGCGCTGGAAGAAGCCGCAGCGGCGCTGAATACACTGCTCAGACGCCCGCTCAATTCTGTGATGCAGGTATCCGATATCCGATCCGATCGGTTGCAGTATCCGTCGTTTGAACATGACATCGATTATTGTCTGGACAGCGCGGTCACCCATCGGGTTGAGTTTAAAATTGCCGATCTTCAGATTCAGATCGCTCAAAAAGAGGTCCAGGTGGCAAAAAAAGACTATTATCCGTCGGTCAATCTGCAGGGAATCTACCGGCAGGTCGGCGACCGGCCGGATACCACCGGGGAATCCGGGATAACTGATTCCGGCTCCTGGGAGGTGTCTGCTGCCGCCACGTGGAATTTCTGGGACTGGAACAGAACCCGGAGCCGTGTCAGGGAAAAATCAAACCGTCTGGCACAGGCACGATTGCAAAAACAGCAATTCCAGGATGATATTGCATTTGAAGTTAAAAGGGCATATCTGAAGGTCAGGGAATCTGAAAAGAATATCAAAACGGCCGAACAGGCGATCGAGCAGGCAAAGGAAAATTTCAGAATCAATCAGGAGCGATATCAGCAGCAGATCGCCACTTCCACCGATGTTCTGGATGCCCAGACGCTGCTGTCAGGAACCCTGACCAGTTATTACAATGCGTTATATGACGTTCATATTTCCAGGGCCGTATTGTTGAGGGCCATGGGTCAGGGGGGAAAAAAGGAAGGTCAAGCCCAATGA
- a CDS encoding glutamine--tRNA ligase/YqeY domain fusion protein, producing MTDIEAKPSSDFIRTIVTEDVKAGKNDGRVVTRFPPEPNGYLHIGHAKSICLNFGISSEFGGICHLRFDDTNPAREDVEYIDSIKEDVKWLGFDWGGHEYFASDYFDRIYAFAIELIKKGKAYIDSSSADEIRENRGTLTEPGKDSPYRNRSVVENLDLFERMKNGEFEDGSQVLRAKIDMASPNFVMRDPVLYRIRKVSHHRTGDRWCIYPMYDFTHCLSDSIEGITHSICTLEFEINRPLYDWVLDQLDVLCHPQQIEFARLNLSFTIMSKRKLLKLVQSGHVSGWDDPRLPTISGIRRRGYTPEAIRNFCSRIGVAKRDSIVDMALLEFTLREDLNKRAARAMGVLRPLKVVIVNYPEDQVEELDAINNPEDESMGTRKVPFSRVIYIEQDDFREDAPRKYFRLAPGREVRLRYAYYIKCEEVIKDETSGEVIALHCTYDPETRGGYSPDGRKVKGTIHWVSAAHALDAEVRLYDRLFTSENPDDVQEGMDFTSSLNPNSLEILKNCKLEPGLKEAQPGIPYQFERMGYFCVDLKDSRPDAPVFNRTVTLRDSWAKIEQKQNDK from the coding sequence ATGACTGACATCGAAGCGAAGCCCTCAAGTGATTTTATTCGGACCATCGTGACTGAAGACGTTAAAGCCGGGAAAAATGACGGCAGGGTCGTCACCCGTTTTCCTCCGGAACCAAACGGATATCTGCATATCGGACATGCCAAATCCATCTGTCTTAATTTTGGCATTTCAAGTGAATTTGGCGGTATCTGCCATCTGAGATTCGATGACACCAATCCTGCCAGAGAAGATGTCGAATACATTGACTCCATCAAGGAAGATGTCAAATGGCTCGGGTTTGACTGGGGAGGCCACGAGTACTTCGCATCCGATTATTTTGACCGTATCTATGCTTTTGCCATTGAACTCATCAAAAAAGGCAAGGCGTACATCGACAGTTCAAGTGCTGATGAAATCCGCGAAAACCGGGGTACACTCACCGAACCGGGTAAGGACAGCCCGTACCGGAACCGGTCGGTCGTGGAAAATCTGGATCTGTTCGAACGGATGAAAAACGGTGAATTCGAAGACGGCAGTCAGGTGCTCAGGGCAAAGATCGATATGGCCTCTCCCAACTTCGTCATGAGAGACCCGGTCCTGTACCGTATCCGGAAGGTGTCCCATCACCGGACCGGTGACCGGTGGTGTATTTATCCCATGTATGATTTTACCCACTGCCTGTCGGATTCCATCGAGGGAATTACCCATTCCATCTGTACTCTGGAATTTGAGATCAACCGGCCCCTGTATGACTGGGTACTGGATCAGCTTGACGTGCTCTGCCACCCGCAGCAGATCGAGTTTGCCCGGCTGAATCTCAGCTTCACGATCATGAGTAAACGTAAACTGCTCAAGCTCGTCCAGTCCGGTCATGTCAGCGGATGGGATGATCCCCGACTGCCCACTATATCCGGAATCCGGAGACGGGGATATACCCCCGAGGCCATCCGTAATTTCTGCAGCCGTATTGGCGTGGCCAAACGCGACAGCATTGTGGATATGGCCCTTCTGGAATTCACTCTGCGGGAGGATCTGAATAAACGCGCTGCCCGTGCCATGGGGGTTCTCAGGCCCCTGAAGGTGGTGATCGTCAATTACCCCGAAGATCAGGTGGAAGAGCTCGATGCCATCAATAATCCGGAAGATGAATCCATGGGGACCCGAAAGGTTCCCTTTTCACGGGTCATCTATATCGAACAGGATGATTTCCGTGAAGATGCCCCCAGAAAGTATTTCCGCCTGGCGCCCGGCAGAGAGGTCAGACTGAGATATGCCTACTATATAAAGTGTGAGGAAGTGATCAAGGATGAGACCAGCGGAGAAGTGATCGCGCTTCACTGTACGTATGATCCGGAAACCCGCGGCGGGTATTCTCCGGACGGTCGAAAGGTCAAGGGAACCATCCACTGGGTGTCAGCGGCCCATGCGCTCGATGCTGAAGTGCGTCTGTATGACCGCCTGTTTACCAGTGAAAACCCGGATGATGTGCAGGAGGGAATGGATTTTACATCCAGTCTGAATCCAAATTCTCTGGAAATTCTCAAGAACTGCAAGCTGGAACCCGGATTAAAAGAGGCGCAGCCGGGCATACCGTATCAGTTTGAGCGAATGGGTTATTTCTGTGTGGATTTGAAAGATTCCCGACCCGATGCCCCGGTGTTCAACAGGACCGTGACCCTGCGCGACAGCTGGGCCAAAATCGAACAGAAACAAAATGACAAATAA